The Arachis ipaensis cultivar K30076 chromosome B10, Araip1.1, whole genome shotgun sequence DNA window TGCATTGCACATGATAAATTTTTATTGATGAACTTTTTCTGTTCTAAAAAAGCAATCTTTATCCTTCACTAAAATTTCACTCTTTACCTTAGCATTACCCTTAAAGGAATGAGGCCGTTCTCCTTATTCTCTATGATTTTCTTTCAACAAAAACCTTTTATAGGTTTCcgaacaaaacaaacaaaacataaatgaaataaTTTTGGAGGAAAGCATGACTTTAAAGGACTCTATTCAAAATAAGAAgtgtttatttttattgagttaaCTCCAGAGAATGGTCTTAAATTCACGTGATAACGATTTCCCTGAAACTACAATGTGAACTATGATATTTATTATGTTGTTGAAATGAGATTATTGAGAGTTAAATTCGCCAATTGCCACAACTGAAAAGTATGAAATTAATTCTTCCCTTTGCATGACTGCATCTTCAAATTCTCACAAATATAATATCTGAGAATAGTGGAGATTTACATGcaattatttttatgtgaagttaATAATTCAGACCTATTAGATTATTTAACAAATTTAGCTAAATTATCATTTGACAATCCTCAACTATCATAGTACTAAGTACTAAGGAATTTGAAATTAGGTATTCTAAGTACTAAGAAGTTTGAAAATCTACTTCTAGTTCCACTATTTAAATTAGTGCATAAAATTTTCAGTTCAGTTTACCGTTTAATAATAGTTAGTTCAGTTGTTTTTTAAGTGATAACAAGCTTAAAATAGTTAAATTATATGTATCTCTTCCTACTACTTTCAATCACGCTAGAGGCAGTTACCACTAAAATAGCCCTCCAATCTCCTCACCCTCATCTTCAGGAACTACATACTGAGAAAAAaagctacaaaaaaaaaaaaaaaaaaaaaaatctggcAATGCCTTCCTCCAATTCCAGTTATCAATCACACTAGACCTACGTCAGAGTCAAGCTCATGAATCATTACCATCTATCTATGTAAACTTTAACATCATTAACAGTTTCCAGGTATTTTGTATATTATATCAACTACTATAAATTCACCCTTTCTTAGTTTTTTCCTTATCATAACCACCACTCCATTGAATGCATATCACTTACTTATATTGAAGAGAGCATTTCGGTGGAGAGATCCGACCCGCGGCGACAGAGTATAAAGGCAGTGACGGAGACTGGGCGAGCAGAGAGCAGAGCAGCAACGAAGGTGAGAGGTGACTTGCGGCGAAATCAGAGAAGCGGCGTAGGCACAGAAAACTACAAGAGAGCACAGGCAGAGATGGGGACGAGCTCAGAGGTTGCAGCGACGGTGGAGAGAGATTACAGAGCAACAGCGACCGTGGAGAGAGAACACATTGCAGCAGCCGCAGCGAGGAGAGGGTGACGGTGGAGAAAGAAGCATTTGGTTTAGGTTGGTTTGTTGAACATGTGGTAGTGGAAGTGGCATCAGCATAGCACAGTGAGAGTGAGAAGGGACTCAAGGGAGTAACTGAGTAAGGGTTTGGACTTTGGAGTGTTTCAAGAAACTAGATAAGGAACTATATCGAGTTGACGGTTACCCTTGTTTTTTAGGCGGaactaaattctaaatcctaaaaatcATAGGTTACATTCCAATAAAGataattaaaactttttttttaaatgtatgttattaactaaaatttaatacatataattgattaaattatattatttttatcaaaattatatCAGACAAATTGATTTGGCcaaaaaattgataaattataCCTTGAACcggtttaaattaatattttttataaaaaaataattacaatatccTTATTATAGAAAATATATGNNNNNNNNNNNNNNNNNNNNNNNNNNNNNNNNNNNNNNNNNNNNNNNNNNNNNNNNNNNNNNNNNNNNNNNNNNNNGGgttcttaatatatatataaaagaatattttagttattttttataatagaaatattataattttttataaaaaaatattaatttagaccgatTTAAGATATAGTTTATCGATTTTTTTGTTAAATCAATTTATCTgatctaattttgataaaaataacatagtttaatcaattatatatattgcattttaattacttaaaaacttctttaaaaaagacgttttaaacgTCTTTATCTAAGTGGCTCCCAAAATCATAAACTCTCAAACCTAATCTCTAAACCAATAAAAAAATTGGAATTTAGTTCAACTAGAATGCAAATATATTGgacacacaaaaaaaaatatattcatatAAGCTACTTAATCCTAACTAAAACAAGTAAGTTCTCTAGTTGATTTTTCAGTTTTATATTGTCaaattaataacaaaattaattcaaattataatttataatgaTTTATACTATtcacaaattaaaattattatgaaTTTTAGCAAATAATTTACGTAATTGTTAATAAATTATATGATTTTATGTTTACATCCACCCAAACACATATATTTAATAAATGGACTATATTACGTGTACACCAAGATCAGATATTATTTCATCTCATAGTTGTTACATACACTTTTTTAATTTGTACGTATTTTAAATagaattatattttttaagagattttttttgttattcaaaaCGCACTCAATGAATTCATATACAATAATTCTAATATATCAAagtttaataatataattaataaatactgatctcaataatatttttttaaataaatttacttttatttttacacTTCAAATGTCATACAAAAAAAATTGAGATATGAAATGACGCTAAAAAAAATCAAGGAGGCCCATAAATAACTAAGTCCTTACACTAAAAAATAGATTCTCGTTGCGATGATCACATCCATTAGCATAATAATTCTATCTTAATCAGAACAATTATCATGTGATGAAAGCTACAAGTCACCTGTAATATCTGTGTCACAAATTCACAATACGATAGTAGCAAAATTTGTCTCTTAGAACTTAGAAGAGACACTTATCACATTATAACTGCACCAgcaaaatttaatacatataaaacGTGCTCTATGTTCTACACGGTAGAACTGGCTTTCAAATAAATTTAGGATTAACTACTAAAATAGGACTCCGAAAGATTTTACATTGACAAAAATAATCCTGAAAAAAATGTCACATTCTACTACCTATCACTTAGGGGCGGAGCTAGATAAAAGATTAGAGGAggctaaaatatttatataataaaataaaattaaaattaaaatttttaaaaaaattaaattatttatttttaattattttaaaataaaaaaattcaactcTTGAGTAAATTCTAATTCCTAACCTCAAACTCTTAATGTATTGGTTAGATTCTTATGAAGTTATTGTTGGTACTAAAAAATACTGCTAATTTATTTAGATTGATTTTTTGTTCAGTGTACTTTTCATAAATGTTTAAAAAAATTGAGTCGTCCCTCTTGAtctaatttttacttttttttttttgttagtcgATGGATTAGATAACCCTCAATCTTAAGTTACACACTCACACACTCACTCACATACACTAATCTAGCTACCAATCACTGCAAAGTTTTAAACTTGTGTGGCTTTAGTTTGAAACAAATACATTTGCCACTAAATCACATGACTCATCCGATCTAATTTTTACTTTTCGAATACCgtcttttttgtttgattgtctttttatttggttttgtgaAGAAGGAAGGAAAGAAAAACCTTCCACATATAATAGGAAGAAATATGAcgatcataaattttttttttttataaatatctctatttttttgtgattaaatagaaaaaaaagaaaaaaaagagacaaaactAAATTAATTGGCTAGGGTCATATCTAAATTTATTAGATGTTGAAACTTACTCTATGGTTGGTTTCAATTCGAGTAAATGTCCGCGACAGAAGTCATACAATCTGCAACACTATTTGCAGTCAtctgaattaaaagaatagagactctccaattccaattcataaCCTCCTATATATGCTTTGACAAATATCTCTATTTGATTAAAAGAAAATTGTGAAGTTgtctttttataattataaaataaaaaattaatgaaacaCATTTTATTATCGAACTTATCTATGTATCACTATAAATTTAGATTTCTTTATCATAAAGTTTAGAATACTttataaagattttaaaaaaattattgttatcAACTTAATTAAAAGGATAATTCATGTTATTAAACCAAACTCCATCCAATATTATACAAATTactcaaaataataatattacGTAAATCATCTAGagcaaatttttatataaatcaaaATAGATAAGCTAGATTTATGTTTGTACATAAATCGAAATAGTCCTGTTCGATTTATATGTGTACCTAGTAAATCTAACGAGGCTTTTAGATTTATGTGAATGCAACATTACCTAATATATCTAATTGGACTGTTTTGATTTATGCATCCAACTGATGTATAGTAAATCTACACCCACTGTTTCGATTTATTTTAAATCATGCACATGGTTCAGCTAGTAATTCGAAACAAGTTGTTTTCATTTATTCAGCAATGAGCTAAACGATATAAATCATGTATTTACCCAAGCCACTAggatattacaaatttttatagtactcctaacatcttttaagtcatatttttaaattgttttgcatggaataattttttttgtgatataatttaaataaatttattaaaaaaatttgttaaaaattatatttattcaaatttcaaatacaatactaaaataatttttttaatttctaaattattattgattatgtaaaatattttatttaaaatttgagtacatgcataAATATTTACATTTAAATTTaatctttcttttaattatttcgcatgaaataaaataattgttttaatttctaaattattaagtATGTAGAAGAGTATTGTAattgaaattttaataaatatattttttaacaagtttttttaataaatttatttaagttatactacaaaaaaaaattattccatgcaaaataattttaaaaaaatgacttagtgcttgtttgggcgccattattttgataaaaaagatcttttttcaattaaaaaatatctttttattttttagcgtgtttggcaaattttgagtagtaaaagtaaaagtactagaaaaatcagaaaaatatcttttttgagaagctgtaatttacatcttttttttaaagatcttttttccttaaaaaaaatatttttcatgtaataaataaacaaaaaagtaattttatattgttatatccaaacataattgatagataaaaagatctttttgcatgagatacccaaacataaaattgcttttactttttcataagatcttttaaaaaaagataactcgaaaaaagatatttttttaaaagttcacccaaacaagctcttaaaagatgttaggagtactataaaaatttgtaatatccTAATAgtttaggtaaatacatgattTATATTGTTTAGCTCCTGAATAAATCAAAAGAACATGATTTAAAATAAATCGAAACGGTACAATTAGATTTCTTAGATAACGTTGCATTCACATATAAATCGAAACTGCCTTCTTAGATTTACTAGGTGCACATATAATTCGAACATGGCTGTTTCAATTTATGTACAAACATAAATCTAGCCTATCtatttcgatttatatagaaatttGTTCTGGCCGATTCATGTAACATTATTCATTTTGGGTGATTTGTGTAATATTGGATGGAGTTTGGTTTAATAACGTGAATTACcctaattaaaatgaaaaataaaattcatcACTTGATAATTAATTACTTATAAGAACTTTAAAAAAACTAATTATTTGAGAATTAGAGTTTATTTGGACACCANNNNNNNNNNNNNNNNNNNNNNNNNNNNNNNNNNNNNNNNNNNNNNNNNNNNNNNNNNNNNNNNNNNNNNNNNNNNNNNNNNNNNNNNNNNNNNNNNNNNNNNNNNNNNNNNNNNNNNNNNNNNNNNNNNNNNNNNNNNNNNNNNNNNNNNNNNNNNNNNNNNNNNNNNNNNNNNNNNNNNNNNNNNNNNNNNNNNNNNNNNNNNNNNNNNNNNNNNNNNNNNNNNNNNNNNNNNNNNNNNNNNNNNNNNNNNNNNNNNNNNNNNNNNNNNNNNNNNNNNNNNNNNNNNNNNNNNNNNNNNNNNNNNNNNNNNNNNNNNNNNNNNNNNNNNNNNNNNNNNNNNNNNNNNNNNNNNNNNNNNNNNNNNNNNNNNNNNNNNNNNNNNNNNNNNNNNNNNNNNNNNNNNNNNNNNNNNNNNNNNNNNNNNNNNNNNNNNNNNNNNNNNNNNNNNNNNNNNNNNNNNNNNNNNNNNNNNNNNNNNNNNNNNNNNNNNNNNNNNNNNNNNNNNNNNNNNNNNNNNNNNNNNNNNNNNNNNNNNNNNNNNNNNNNNNNNNNNNNNNNNNNNNNNNNNNNNNNNNNNNNNNNNNNNNNNNNNNNNNNNNNNNNNNNNNNNNNNNNNNNNNNNNNNNNNNNNNNNNNNNNNNNNNNNNNNNNNNNNNNNNNNNNNNNNNNNNNNNNNNNNNNNNNNNNNNNNNNNNNNNNNNNNNNNNNNNNNNNNNNNNNNNNNNNNNNNNNNNNNNNNNNNNNNNNNNNNNNNNNNNNNNNNNNNNNNNNNNNNNNNNNNNNNNNNNNNNNNNNNNNNNNNNNNNNNNNNNNNNNNNNNNNNNNNNNNNNNNNNNNNNNNNNNNNNNNNNNNNNNNNNNNNNNNNNNNNNNNNNNNNNNNNNNNNNNNNNNNNNNNNNNNNNNNNNNNNNNNNNNNNNNNNNNNNNNNNNNNNNNNNNNNNNNNNNNNNNNNNNNNNNNNNNNNNNNNNNNNNNNNNNNNNNNNNNNNNNNNNNNNNNNNNNNNNNNNNNNNNNNNNNNNNNNNNNNNNNNNNNNNNNNNNNNNNNNNNNNNNNNNNNNNNNNNNNNNNNNNNNNNNNNNNNNNNNNNNNNNNNNNNNNNNNNNNNNNNNNNNNNNNNNNNNNNNNNNNNNNNNNNNNNNNNNNNNNNNNNNNNNNNNNNNNNNNNNNNNNNNNNNNNNNNNNNNNNNNNNNNNNNNNNNNNNAATATTTAAACAtaaaatcacttttttttttataaatttttttaaaaattattaaaaaaatcttttctatATCAAATGGAGAATTAGAAGAGGATTTAGGTTCTGTTTGAAAAACTCTAGAAgtaactttttttaacttttaacttatgaaaagtaatagtattaatgtcCGATGCAATTTTCAATACtaaattgcaactttctaagaagctatttaagagcttatagaaaagttaaaaaaatgacttctctcataatacttatactttttatcacatttctataaaataagtacttttagagttaaaaattcaaatataaaataatttatttataaattacttttaacagattcatttattgtttaagttattttataaaaaaaaacttaattaagtTGGGTACCTAAAGTAAGCCTTAGTcagtcaacaaaaaaaaaagtaagccTTAGTCAATTAGGGATTTAGACATTGAGAATTAGGTtaggtatatatttttttttgaggaatgctagggccagcaacttttgtgatttgtagccatcaaatagccatcaatgatagttttaatggtgtgagattggtgtgagatttcatctaatgactcacttttctttgctggttacatgctggccagaatttaacaaaattgctggccctctagactttttcttttttgagtaattacccaaatcagtccccgaAGATTTTAGAattggacattttagtccccaaagaAAATTAATACACGGATCAGTCCCCAAGGttttactccggcagacaaatcagtccccaattcattttccggcagagtaattacccagatcagtccccaaagattttaaaaacggacattttagtccccaagaaaaactttattattattattattattattattgagtgattatatatatatatctaatgaataaatttatcattattgttgttcaaaaaatacaaaaaattatagtacaatattattatgcaattaataataataataattttattttattttatttttggacgaGGGACTATTATGTCTAATAGAGAGAaacgttgaggattgatttgtacattagttttttttgggactaaaatgtccgtttttaaaattttggggactgatctgggtaattactTTGCCGGAAAATGAACTGGAGattgatttgtctgccggagtaaaaccttgaggactgatctgtgtattaatttttcttggagaCTAAAATGTCCGATTCTAAAATCCTCAGTCGgtaattattcttcttttttttttagcttttaaaaaaaaagtggATGTTCATCGGCTAATCCTCTCTGTTCTCGTAAGATCTCTCTCTCTTTTACTTGTGCTCTCGCCGGATCCACCGCAAGGTCGCGTGTCGCCGAGTCTCCTCCGCTGGTCGTCCCTCGCGTTCTCGTCGCCAGCGGTCTTGCTCCCTCTGCCTCGTATTCTGCTCGTCCGTCATCACTGCACCCAACGCCTGGTGTGCTCTACTGCTCGCGTCTTGCCTCTCTTCCTGCAGCTGTGCTTCCTGGCGCTGAGGCTGAAGCTAGGGTTCTCCCTCTCGAATTGGTGGAGAAAGACCTATTATGGTTGCCGGTTAAATCCCTGATTCGGTTCAGATGCTCAGACTTTGAAATTACTGGCGTGGAACCTAGCCAACTCCTCACCCTTTTGCATCAGTCCAAGCCCACTTCCCATGGCCAAGCTGATAAATTTTACTTATTCTCCTATCAGTGATTTCCATGAGTCAAGTGTTGCAGCAGACTCTCTGGTACATTCATCCAGTATTGATGACTTCATTGCCTATCTTGATGGTGCATTAGCTGCAATTTCGCCAGATGCGTCATCCGATAAAGAAGATGAAAATCAAGATGAATTGGAAAGTGTCAGAATAAAAAGGCGCAAGTTTGAAAGTGACGAGGAAACTGAGTCGTCTACTTCAGAAGGAATCGTGAAACAGAATTTAGAAGAATCTGTAGAAGAAGATGTGTGTACACATCCTGGTTCATTCAGAGACATGTGTATACGTTGTGGGCAAAAGTTGGATGGTGAATCTGGTGTGACATTTGGCTACATACACAAGGATCTGAGACTTCATGATGAGGAGATCTCTAGATTGCGCAATTCAGATGCGAATAATTTGCGTAGTCGTAAAAAATTGTACCTGATGCTCGACGGATTGCGCAGCCACATAAGAAAATGGAAATCTCAGCCAAAATATTTGCTGTTGTTCATAAATCATAACTTTATTTCAGGATTACATTTGGACTGAGTTGAAGTTGTATattcttatttacttattttttctttcaagttttaaattttatagttCCTCAATAGTGGTTCTCAAAGGAGACATTGCTGTGCTGCTGCAAATTCAATTCATGCACATAGATTAAGTTTTTCTTTTTGTGCCTAAGATAATTTATTGCTTGCGTCATTATATCTAATGCTTTGAACTTCAAAATTTTCAGGTGTAAATGAAATGGAAAGTGTGTAACATAATAAATCAAATACATCTATTTTAGCCAAGAGGAAACAATAGGAAAGGAAGATAACAAAGGTATGTCTAGAAGATCTATGAGTTTCATTAGCTTGTCAATTCTTCATATTGATTGTGGCTCCAATATGTTTTATTAATAAACTTCATTTTTGTTGTAATGTAGTTATTCAAGGTTTTTTAATCTTTCTTGTTTAGGCACTTTTTGAGAATTACCTGGATGTGACTTGATTATTTACTCAATTTAATGTTCTTGGTTTATTGTATGGTGACTTTTGAAGATTTAAATGAGATagatatttaatttttatgtttattatttgTGTATGTTGTAAAACATATAGTTTGTGATTTCTATCATTTGTTTTGGTATTATaatcataaatataaaaaaattaaataaatatatccGGGCTAACTTTTTAATTATATAcattgtttctttcattgaagAGCATAAGATATGCTTGTGAATGGTTGCCATAGTAAATAAGTGTGGCCTTTCTTTTTTAATATAGTTAAGATTGCAGTATGGAAAGTGCTTCCTTTTGATAACTCATAAGGCATCGCTTTAAAACTTGTATATAGAAAATAGTCTTTGAACAAGTAAAGTGCACTTTGAGCTACACTCAAGGATAACTAAAGGGTAGCTAAACGGTAAATCTGTGTAGCATTCCTAATCCTAAATTTTCTCCTCTTTTCttggtaaagtatactttttaatttgattcagtTTTGTATTTAATGTTTTTGATAAGTTTAAATTCTACCCTACCATCAAATTTTCGACCGTCAATATGTAGTCAACATTTTTTCCAACCTTGACACTTCGTCTTCTTCGTTCTCTGTAATGCGCTGTGAAACTCATCGGAGCTCCTTGTACCATTCTGGAAATCTCTGCGAACTTGTGAGATTTGGCAATAGTGAAGAAACCACAAGCACAGAACTTTATTGTTCACACAGAGGTTAGTCATGGAACCCATTGCGACCAATGTATTTTGTTCTGCTTCTTTATTTTTGGTTGTTGATTTTCCCTGTATTTTGGCAGCCATTGTGTTAGTAAACTGTTGTGGTTAATATGCACATGCAGTTTAGGAGTTAGGATTTGCTGTTaggttttttttttcagtttgcTATAAAGTTAGTTTTGTTGATGGGTGAGAGTTTGGTTGGTTTTGGGTTATGGTTAATGTTGTAATGTAAGGGTTTCACAGTGTCTACTTGGCATCGTTTTCTATAAATGACCTATTTTATAAAGTTAGTCTGAATTTGTTTGAAATTTCTTTGCAAATGGATGACCATATAACCATAGTATTTCACCATAGAGGTAGCTTTGTTACCAAAGAGGATGGTTCTGTAGTCTATGCTAGAGACAACACTGATGAGTTGGTTGGGTTAGATGAAGACACAATGGATGTGTTTTCAGTTAGGGACTACTACAAAGTGTTAGGATATATGATAATATTGTGGAGTGTTGGTGGTTGGCTCCTGGAAGACCTCTGAAGACTAGGCTGAGAGCTCTTTCGCAAGATTCTGAGTTGCTAGAGATGTGTTCATGCAAAGAATAACCAAGGGATTGTACACGTCTACTTTGAACATGGAGTGTCCTAACCAGAATTTGATAAGGAGTGTCCAGACTTGTGTGAGATTTCCTCCAATTCCATTCCCACCCAAACCCAGCTGACAATGAGAAGGATCAACATATCTCTAAGCCAACCATATGTAACCCACCCAAGAAGGCCTCACCAAGTTAGAAGAATCCCATAAAACCAAACACAATCACCCTCCACACCACCAGAAAACCCACTGTTGGTTCAACACCAACAGCCTCCATCTCTAAGGCAGCCACAAAACCAAATGGTGAGACTACTTCAACCACCAAACCCCCATCCAATGCATCAActaagtccccaacaaagtccaCAACTACCAATCAAGCCAACCTAACTCATCTAACAGAACTACTTCAGTAAAGCCTAACTCATCTAAGCCCACTAATCCAAAACCCACCTAAGCCCACCAATCCAAAACCCACTACAGCCAAGCCCAACTCATCTAAACCCACCACTACTAAGACCGCTACATCCAAGCCCAACTTATGGCTGAGGCATGTGGTTCAGTGGCAAAAGTATTTGCCTCAATCCAAAGCCACACAAGTTCGAAACCTAGCAGTGGTTGGTGGCTAGGTTAGTGTGTGTGAGTGGGTGTGTGAGTGTGTAACCTAGGATTGGGGGTTGTCCAATCCATCGACCAAAAaaaagaccaaaaaaaaaaaagcgaactCAATCAAAACCAAAGTCATCTAAGGCCACCAGTACAAAAGTCACACCAAATTCTAACAAGCCAAAAACTGCCATTCACCCTGTGACCACATCAGCTAGTAGATCAACACCTAAAGTTCAACAAAGTGAGCCTAGTAGTGATGATGACAGCAGCAGTAGCAGTGATTCATATGAGAGTGCTGAAGACTCTCTCTATAAGCCAGGGGTTATTGACAGCTCAAGTGAAGATGATATTGACAGTGGAGGAGGATTTGAAGTGAGGAAGAAGAATCATAAGTTGAAACATGCACTTGGGTTTGCTTGGAGCAAGGGAAAATAAATAATGCTATTGGAAGAAGAGATACTTGGGGATAAATCCTCTCTGCAGTTGGCCAGGATGCCAACAACCATGTCTACATCATTGCTTGGACCATAGTAGAAGTGGAGAACAAAGAGAACTAGAGGTGGTTTTTGGAGCTGCTACTTGATGATCTTGGCGACCATCATCAGCATGGGTGATGCATAATGTTAGACATGCAGAAGGTAACAAactgcattttttttttcatttctcgAGCTTGCTGAAGGTTTTAACTGAGTTCATTAATAATAAATGAGGGGTCTATTTAAGTTCATTAACATAAATTGAGGGGTCTATTTGATGCACGATGGTAACATAGTTTGAATGATGCAGGGGCTGATACCAACAGTACTAGAAGTAATTCTAGGGGTCTACCACGGTTCTGTGTCTGCATCTGTGGNNNNNNNNNNNNNNNNNNNNNNNNNNNNNNNNNNNNNNNNNNNNNNNNNNNNNNNNNNNNNNNNNNNNNNNNNNNNNNNNNNNNNNNNNNNNNNNNNNNNNNNNNNNNNNNNNNNNNNNNNNNNNNNNNNNNNNNNNNNNNNNNNNNNNNNNNNNNNNNNNNNNNNNNNNNNGGCATGGTTTTGAGCAGAAAATGGTCAGGATTCAGAGGCGAATTGAAGAAGCTTGGGCTTATGTATAAGTCACATTTAGGGTACATTTTGGTGATTATGTTTAAAGTGTTTAAGTTTGGATTTGATTAGGTGGTTCTATTTTAAAGGGTTTCAGTATTTTGTGTAATGATGATACTATATAGACATCAAGGTTGGTGAATGTTACAAGTGCTACTATGACATTATTATCGTTATGGAAATGAAACTTTCATATTAGCTATTATAATTTATCTTCAATCAgatgttatttttatttgcagTTTGATAATTATACATTGCAGAAAATGATCATAGTCAACCTATCAAATGCATTCATGTCAATTTGATTTCTACAATTAACAACAATTATACCATTTCCC harbors:
- the LOC110268121 gene encoding RNA polymerase II C-terminal domain phosphatase-like 4 produces the protein MAKLINFTYSPISDFHESSVAADSLVHSSSIDDFIAYLDGALAAISPDASSDKEDENQDELESVRIKRRKFESDEETESSTSEGIVKQNLEESVEEDVCTHPGSFRDMCIRCGQKLDGESGVTFGYIHKDLRLHDEEISRLRNSDANNLRSRKKLYLMLDGLRSHIRKWKSQPKYLLLFINHNFISGLHLD